A region of Vitis riparia cultivar Riparia Gloire de Montpellier isolate 1030 chromosome 1, EGFV_Vit.rip_1.0, whole genome shotgun sequence DNA encodes the following proteins:
- the LOC117920032 gene encoding transcription factor bHLH168-like produces the protein MPRRGRSSPRVDRNALERDRRQYMKELFSRLGFLLPPPLSKRSLPELLDQATTHVKQLGQRVEMLKQKKQLLEGSRTDDQITGIRDPMMSDAWSPVLTVRELGSMIEVCVKSGSNKKFMLHQVIQVLVEEAAQVVALSYSNVGDRIFYTINAEAVSPRIGIETSRVRERLKELML, from the exons ATGCCCCGCCGCGGTAGGAGCTCACCCAGAGTTGATCGAAATGCATTAGAAAGAGACCGAAGACAGTACATGAAAGAACTATTTTCTAGGCTTGGTTTCCTGCTTCCTCCTCCACTCTCCAAG CGGTCGTTACCTGAGTTGTTGGATCAAGCCACCACTCATGTAAAGCAATTGGGACAAAGGGTAGAGATGCTGAAGCAAAAGAAGCAACTACTTGAAGGCAGTCGTACTGATGATCAGATAACTGGTATCAGAGATCCAATGATGAGTGACGCATGGTCACCTGTTCTCACAGTGAGAGAATTGGGTTCTATGATAGAGGTGTGCGTGAAGAGTGGGTCAAACAAGAAGTTCATGTTGCATCAAGTAATCCAAGTTCTTGTGGAAGAAGCAGCTCAGGTTGTAGCTCTTAGCTACTCCAATGTTGGGGATAGGATCTTCTATACGATTAACGCTGAG GCTGTTAGTCCTAGAATTGGCATAGAGACTTCAAGGGTGCGTGAAAGGTTGAAGGAACTGatgctttga